The Salmo salar chromosome ssa19, Ssal_v3.1, whole genome shotgun sequence DNA window TGGACAGATGAGCAACGGCGAGCACCACTTTATCCCCGACGGGGTGTTCAGCCAGCCGGGCGCCCTGGGCAATACCCCTCCCTTCCTCAGCCAGCACGGCTTCAACTTCTTCCCTGGAAATGCAGACTATTCCACCTGGGGCACCAGTGTCTCTCAGGGTCAGTCCACACAGAGCAATGCctatagtaatagttatggttACACCCCTAGTTCCCTGGGGAGAGCTATAGCTGACGGACAGGCAGGCTTCAGCAGTGACGCCCAGCTCAGTAAGGTCCCGGTGCTGAGCAGCATCGAGCAGGGCATGACTGGGTTAAAACTGGACATGGGCGCCGCCGTCACCAAGACTGTCGGCTCGCCCCTTGGGGGCACGTTGGGCATGAGTAGCATTGCGGCCAATAACATGCCTCCATTGGTTAGTTCCTCTGCCCCCAAACCCACGTCCTGGGCAGCCATCGCCAGGAAGCCGGCCAAGCCCCAGCCCAAGGTCAAGCCCAAAGCCAACATGGGGATGGGGGCCCTTGCCATTCCCCCACCGCCCATCAAGCACAACATGAACATTGGCACCTGGGACGATAAGGGCTCCCTCAACAAGCCCCCCTTAGCTCAGGCCATGATGCAACCTCAGACCATGGTGCAGCAGACCCTGATGGGCCAGCCCCAGCCCCTGCTGCAGAGCCCTCTGCCCCACCAACACCAGCACCAACACCAGCACCAACATCAGCAGCACCACCAACCCTTTCAGCTGCAGTCCCTCCAGTCTCCCCAACACCCCCAGCAGATGCCCCCAGGTCCccctcaccaccaccaacacccccaCCAGAACTTCTCCTCCCAGCCTGGCCCCCCTCAACCTATGCATCAACACCAACATCCCCAACCCCCACCCCAGAACCGCTGGGTGGCACCCCGGAACAGGGGCACCTTCAACCAGGGAGGGACGGAAGGCTTCGGGATGGGTGTTGGTGGGGTCCCCCTCAACGCCTCTCCCAGCTCCGGGGAGGTGCACCCGGTGTTAGAGAAACTGCGGGCCCTCAACAACTACAACCCCAAAGACTTTGACTGGAACCTGAAGAACGGCCGCGTGTTCATCATAAAGAGCTACTCTGAGGACGACATCCACCGCTCCATCAAGTACTCCATCTGGTGCAGCACTGAGCACGGGAACAAGCGCCTGGACGGGGCCTACCGCTCGCTGGGGGCCAAGGGGCCCCTCTACCTGTTGTTCAGTGTCAACGGCAGCGGTCATTTCTGCGGCGTGGCAGAGATGCGCTCACCCGTGGATTACAACGCCTACGCAGGCGTCTGGTCTCAGGACAAGTGGAAGGGCAAGTTTGAGGTGAAGTGGGCATTTGTGAAGGACGTGCCCAACAGCCAGCTGAGGCACATCAGACTGGAGAACAATGACAACAAGCCCGTCACCAACTCCAGGGACACTCAAGAGGTGCCTCTGGAAAAGGCCAAGCAAGTGCTTAAAATTATTGCCACTTTCAAGCATACCACCTCAATCTTTGATGACTTTGCACATTACGAGAAGCGCCAGGAGGAAGAAGAGGCCCTGCGAAGGGTGAGAGAATCATGCTGCTgactaacacacacagccttttccTTGTGGGGATCGGCGAAGTGGCCGCACTTGtctgaattttccttgttttacgatccttgtgaggacttctggtccccacaaggatagtaaaaccacacacacacacacacacacacacacacacacacacacacacacacacacacacacagccctattgTATCAGCTGGCagcagagtgtgtatgtgtgtgagatggTCACTAGTCACTCAGTCACACAGTGTAATACTGGTCAGTGTCTAACAGTGGTCATCATCTGGGCTTTTAGTTCGTAGGCTTCCTGTCTACTCCAATAATCCATTTCTACCAGTGTCATTAGTCCAAGGTGGTGGTTAGGCTTCCTGTCTACTCCAATAATCCATTTCTACCTGTGTCATTGGTCCAAGGTGGTGGTTAGGCTTCCTGTCTACTCCAATAATCCATTTCTACCAGTGTCATTAGTCCAAGGTGGTGGTTAGGCTTCCTGTCTACTCCAATAATCAATTTCTACCTGTGTTATTAGTCCAAGGTGGTGGTTAGGCTTCCTGTCTACTCCAATAATCCATTTCTACCTGTGTCATTAGTCCAAGGTGGTGGTTAGGCTTCCTGTCTACTCCAATAATCAATTTCTACCAGTGTCATTAGTCCAAGGTGGTGGTTAGGCTTCCTGTCTACTCCAATAATCAATTTCTACCAGTGTCATTAGTCCAAGATGGTGGGTTCTACCAGTGTCAGTAGTCCAAGGTGGTGGGTTCTACCAGTGTCATTAGTCCAAGGTGGTGGGTTCTACCAGTGTTATTAGTCCAAGGTGGTGGGTTCTACCAGTGTCATTAGTCCAAGGTGGTGGGTTCTACCAGTGTTATTAGTCCAAGGTGGTGGGTTCTACCTGTGTCATTAGTTCAAGGTGGTGGGTTCTACCTGTGTCATTAGTCCAAGGTGGTGGGTTCTACCTGTGTCATTAGTCCAAGGTGGTGGGTTCTACCTGTGTCATTAGTTCAAGGTGGTGGGTTCTACCAGTGTCATTAGTCCAAGGTGGTGGGTTCTACCTGTGTCATTAGTTCAAGGTGGTGGGTTCTACCTGTGTCATTAGTCCAAGGTGGTGGGTTCTACCAGTGTCATTAGTTCAAGGTGGTGGGTTCTACCAGTGTCATTAGTCCAAGGTGGTGGGTTCTACCAGTGTCATTAGTCCAAGGTGGTGGGTTCTACCAGTGTTATTAGTCCAAGGTGGTGGGTTCTACCAGTGTCATTAGTCCAAGGTGGTGGGTTCTACCAGTGTTATTAGTCCAAGGTGGTGGGTTCTACCAGTGTCATTAGTCCAAGGTGGTGGGTTCTACCAGTGTTATTAGTTCAAGGTGGTGGGTTCTACCAGTGTTATTAGTCCAAGGTGGTGGGTTCTACCAGTGTTATTAGTCCAAGGTGGTGGGTTCTACCAGTGTTATTAGTCCAAGGTGGTGGGTTCTACCAGTGTCATTAGTCCAAGGTGGTGGGTTCTACCAGTGTCATTAGTCCAAGGTGGTGGGTTCTACCAGTGTTATTAGTCCAAGGTGGTGGGTTCTACCTGTGTCATTAGTCCAAGGTGGTGGGTTCTACCAGTGTCACTAGTCCAAGGTGGTGGGTTCTACCAGTGTCACTAGTCCAAGGTGGTGGGCTCTACCAGTGTCATTAGTCCAAGGTGGTGGGTTCTACCAGTGTCATTAGTCCAAGGTGGTGGGTTCTACCAGTGTTATTAGTCCAAGGTGGTGGGTTTTACCAGTGTCATTAGTTCAAGGTGGTGGGTTCTACCTGTGTCATTAGTCCAAGGTGGTGGGTTCTACCAGTGTCATTAGTCCAAGGTGGTGGGTTCTACCAGTGTCATTAGTCCAAGGTGGTGGGTTCTACCAGTGTCATTAGTCCAAGGTGGTGGGTTCTACCAGTGTCATTAGTTCAAGGTGGTGGGTTCTACCAGTGTCATTAGTCCAAGGTGGTGGGTTCTACCAGTGTTATTAGTCCAAGGTGGTGGGTTCTACCAGTGTCATTAGTCCAAGGTGGTGGGTTCTACCAGTGTCACTAGTCCAAGGTGGTGGGTTCTACCAGTGTTATTAGTCCAAGGTGGTGGGTTCTACCAGTGTTATTAGTCCAAGGTGGTGGGTTCTACCAGTGTTATTAGTCCAAGGTGGTGGGTTCTACCAGTGTCATTAGTCCAAGGTGGTGGGTTTTACCAGTGTCATTAGTCCAAGGTGGTGGGTTCTACCAGTGTCATTAGTCCAAGGTGGTGGGCTCTACCAGTGTTATTAGTCCAAGGTGGTGGGTTCTACCAGTGTTATTAGTCCAAGGTGGTGGGTTCTACCAGTGTTATTAGTCCAAGGTGGTGGGCTCTACCAGTGTCATTAGTCCAAGGTGGTGGGTTCTACCAGTGTCACGAGTCCAAGGTGGTGGGTTCTACCTGTGTTATTAGTCCAAGGTGGTGGGTTCTACCAGTGTCATTAGTTCAAGGTGGCGGGTTCTACCAGTGTCATTAGTCCAAGGTGGCGGGTTCTACCGGTGTCATTAGTCCAAGGTGGCGGGTTCTACCAGTGTCATTAGTCCAAGGTGGCGGGTTCTACCAGTGTTATTAGTCCAAGGTGGTGGGTTCTACCAGTGTTATTAGTCCAAGATGGTGGGTTCTACCAGTGTCATTAGTCCAAGGTGGTGGGTTCTACCAGTGTCATTAGTCCAAGGTGGTGGGTTCTACCAGTGTCATTAGTCCAAGATGGTGGGTTCTACCAGTGTTATTAGTCCAAGGTGGTGGGTTCTACCAGTGTTATTAGTCCAAGATGGTGGGTTCTACCAGTGTCACTAGTCCAAGGCGATGAGGTAGGTTGATGTGTTGAATTAGCAGCTCATCTCTCAGGCCTGACCATCTCTGCATTGGTCCAACCAGGAAACCCTATCTGAtctggcagccattttgtgtgactgtgtgcttCTTTGAGAGTGATGATTCGCCCACGGAACTGGAGAGTGGGACACGCAGGGGTTTCCTGACATTGGCCGCATTCCTCACATACCTCCTCTCAGACAAAGGCAGAAGTAGCTCTGATCTACCTTTGAACACCAGGCCTCTGGCAGAGACAGGCTCCTCTTGCTTCATTAGCTGTACAGCCCCACTCTATATGCCTAATGTATTTCACTGGGTTTCTATGGGTTCTGTTTTAACATGGTTCAATAGTTTATATTTCAGGGTTATTCCACAATGTTTTGGGAAACAATTACATTATTCACTGGTTCTTACTTGCGCAAGCAGACACACTTTGAGCAATAATATACATACAACATATTGACGGCAGATAACTGAGACAATTCCATATCACACATGGTTAttatacacacttgtacatgtgtgaaataggacaaatataagcacccagctaattattattattattattattattataggatGGACCAGCTAGGAAATCTAGGAAACATATTAAAAGCTTTTATCTTAAGCC harbors:
- the LOC106579538 gene encoding YTH domain-containing family protein 3 isoform X1: MSGTTVDQRPKGQGNKVQNGSMHQKDGVNDEDFEPYLSSQTNQNNSYPPMSDPYIPSYYAPSIGFPYSLGEAPWSTAGDPPMPYLTTYGQMSNGEHHFIPDGVFSQPGALGNTPPFLSQHGFNFFPGNADYSTWGTSVSQGQSTQSNAYSNSYGYTPSSLGRAIADGQAGFSSDAQLSKVPVLSSIEQGMTGLKLDMGAAVTKTVGSPLGGTLGMSSIAANNMPPLVSSSAPKPTSWAAIARKPAKPQPKVKPKANMGMGALAIPPPPIKHNMNIGTWDDKGSLNKPPLAQAMMQPQTMVQQTLMGQPQPLLQSPLPHQHQHQHQHQHQQHHQPFQLQSLQSPQHPQQMPPGPPHHHQHPHQNFSSQPGPPQPMHQHQHPQPPPQNRWVAPRNRGTFNQGGTEGFGMGVGGVPLNASPSSGEVHPVLEKLRALNNYNPKDFDWNLKNGRVFIIKSYSEDDIHRSIKYSIWCSTEHGNKRLDGAYRSLGAKGPLYLLFSVNGSGHFCGVAEMRSPVDYNAYAGVWSQDKWKGKFEVKWAFVKDVPNSQLRHIRLENNDNKPVTNSRDTQEVPLEKAKQVLKIIATFKHTTSIFDDFAHYEKRQEEEEALRRERNRNQQ
- the LOC106579538 gene encoding YTH domain-containing family protein 3 isoform X2, which codes for MHQKDGVNDEDFEPYLSSQTNQNNSYPPMSDPYIPSYYAPSIGFPYSLGEAPWSTAGDPPMPYLTTYGQMSNGEHHFIPDGVFSQPGALGNTPPFLSQHGFNFFPGNADYSTWGTSVSQGQSTQSNAYSNSYGYTPSSLGRAIADGQAGFSSDAQLSKVPVLSSIEQGMTGLKLDMGAAVTKTVGSPLGGTLGMSSIAANNMPPLVSSSAPKPTSWAAIARKPAKPQPKVKPKANMGMGALAIPPPPIKHNMNIGTWDDKGSLNKPPLAQAMMQPQTMVQQTLMGQPQPLLQSPLPHQHQHQHQHQHQQHHQPFQLQSLQSPQHPQQMPPGPPHHHQHPHQNFSSQPGPPQPMHQHQHPQPPPQNRWVAPRNRGTFNQGGTEGFGMGVGGVPLNASPSSGEVHPVLEKLRALNNYNPKDFDWNLKNGRVFIIKSYSEDDIHRSIKYSIWCSTEHGNKRLDGAYRSLGAKGPLYLLFSVNGSGHFCGVAEMRSPVDYNAYAGVWSQDKWKGKFEVKWAFVKDVPNSQLRHIRLENNDNKPVTNSRDTQEVPLEKAKQVLKIIATFKHTTSIFDDFAHYEKRQEEEEALRRERNRNQQ